The DNA sequence TGGTCCCGGCAGGGGTCGCCGTCGAGGTCGGTGGGCGCCAGCGCCAGGCACTTGAGCGCGATCTCGGCGTAGCCCAGGTCGTTGCCGCCGATGCCGAGGGTGACCAGGGTGGTGTCGGGGGTGAGGGAGTCGAGCTGCGGCGGGTTGGAGGTCAGTGCGAGGTTCTGCGCCGAGGTCATGTCCTCGGTCTCGGCTCCGATGCAGCTGGCGTCGGTGAACTCGGCGGCGTCCAGCGTGCGGGCCACCAGATTGGGGTAGTTGCTGCGCGAACGCAGGCACAGGGCGGGATCTCCGTACTGCGGGGGGATGAAGGGGCCGGCGGTGAAGGAGTCGCCGAGGGCGACGTACTCCCGGCCGAGCCCCGCAGCCGCGGGTCGGGCGGTGTTGGTGTCGGTTTCGGTGTCGGCGTTCGCGGCGCCGGCCCCGCTCAGGCCGAGCGCGCCGGCGAGCGCGAGAACGAGTGCGGGAGCGCCGCCGCGGCGGGCGGTGCGGGCAGCGGACACGTATCACTCCTGGTCGTGGCGGGTGCGGGGCGGGGCTCGGGAGTGCGGCGCGGGATGCGGACGAGCGGCGGCGGTCGGCCGCGGGATCGCGGAGGGTGCCGAACCCGAATGTCACCGCGCCCTTGCATCGGGTCAACGCCGCCGACCGCAATCGGCCAATCACCGCTGGCGTCTTGACGATAACCGAACGTAGCGCTCCTCGCGGCGGGTTTCCACAGGCCGCGCCCGGACGGGTCCGCATTGTCGTCGGCAGCCGCTACGGTGCAGCCATGGCCAAGGCTGCGAAGACCACCTTCCGCTGCAGTGAATGCGGCTGGACCACCCTCAAGTGGGTCGGGCGCTGCGGTGAATGCCAGGCGTGGGGCACCGTCGAGGAGGCCGGCGCGCCCACCTCCACCGTCATCGCCCCGGCCCGGGTCACCGCTCCCGCGCGGCCCATCACCGAAATCAGCGTCGAGTCCGCCCACGCCTCCCCCACCGGCCTCGACGAGCTCGACCGCGTCCTGGGCGGCGGCGTCGTGCCCGGTGGCGTCATGCTGCTCGCCGGCGAACCCGGCGTCGGCAAGTCCACGCTGCTGCTGGAGGTCGCGGCGCTGTGCGCCGACTCCGGGCCGGTCCTCTACGTCACCGGCGAGGAGTCCACCGGCCAGGTGCGGCTGCGCGCCGAGCGGCTGGGGGCGCTGTCGCCCAAGCTGTTCCTGGCGGCCGAGACCTCGGTGGCCGCTGTGGTCAGCCACGTCGACGCGATGTCTCCCTCGCTGCTGATCGTCGATTCGGTGCAGACCATGAGCTCCCCCGACGTCGCGGGCGTG is a window from the Streptomonospora litoralis genome containing:
- a CDS encoding SGNH/GDSL hydrolase family protein, yielding MSAARTARRGGAPALVLALAGALGLSGAGAANADTETDTNTARPAAAGLGREYVALGDSFTAGPFIPPQYGDPALCLRSRSNYPNLVARTLDAAEFTDASCIGAETEDMTSAQNLALTSNPPQLDSLTPDTTLVTLGIGGNDLGYAEIALKCLALAPTDLDGDPCRDHYIDQGRDELRSRLPGVGEDIGAVLDGIRERSPDATVAVVGYLALLPEDDGCLQAPYAEGDITYLNGLYRELNAVIEKEAADAGAVFVDTSEPGHDMCAPPGERWVEGIFPNRPAAPIHPNAEGMAAIGDRVAEALGVEGVQRDSPRV